One genomic region from Solwaraspora sp. WMMD792 encodes:
- a CDS encoding S8 family peptidase: protein MATTLLALVPAAPAVAAVPEATVHAVGGPTAVADSYIVVLADSAVAADATEAVDRAARSLAGRYGGDVARVYRHALPGLEVHLSPRQARRLAADPRVASVTQNHTVTAADVQAPTPSWGLDRIDQRNLPLDDTYTYPSVTSSVRVYVIDTGIRMSHDEFTGRVRSGRDTIDNDDDASDCSGHGTHVAGTVGGTTYGVAKNVELVAVRVLNCGGNGTVATVIAGIDWVTADHQPGEPAVANMSLGGLGYAPTDQALARSVADGVTYVVAAGNNNGADACGYSPGRAPQAITVAATRPDDTRAPFSNIGDCVDIFAPGTDIVSAGITSDSAARPASGTSMAAPHVAGAAALILAEHPDHTPAQVTTALLDAATPGVVTDPGAGSPNRLLHIDGTVPAHDFALAVAPTSGTVAPGGSVTATVTATVTAGSAQPVDLSVAGLPSGATATFDPATIGSAGSTTLTIATTAVTAAGTYRVHIVGTGPHATRIARFVLTVEALPGCLGANETDTPLPLSGGFVDVPITITGCAGNAAANSTIEVRIEHTAITDLQVELFAPDDTRYFLLARTGHGAAPNVDHTFTYDLSDKVADGTWRLRVYDSGPTGSGFFDSWRLNLAGADLPLPVCGGQATTDVPIGDRATVESPITVTGCDPVSRRSAWVDVRVVHPWSRDLSYELVAPDGRVFTLQGVNGMGLPNMFRTFVVDASGYDDPNGVWKLRVQDHYWGESGPAYIDSWRLTLRP from the coding sequence GTGGCGACGACGCTGTTGGCACTGGTCCCGGCCGCCCCGGCGGTGGCCGCCGTGCCCGAGGCGACGGTGCACGCCGTCGGCGGCCCGACCGCCGTCGCCGACTCCTACATCGTCGTGCTGGCCGACTCAGCGGTCGCCGCCGACGCCACCGAGGCGGTCGACCGCGCCGCGCGCTCCCTGGCCGGCCGGTACGGCGGCGACGTCGCCCGGGTCTACCGGCACGCGCTACCTGGCCTCGAGGTCCACCTGTCGCCGCGCCAGGCCCGCCGGCTCGCCGCCGACCCGCGGGTGGCCTCGGTGACCCAGAACCACACGGTGACCGCCGCCGACGTTCAGGCTCCGACGCCGTCCTGGGGCCTGGACCGGATCGACCAGCGAAACCTGCCACTCGACGACACGTACACCTATCCGAGCGTCACATCGTCCGTGCGGGTCTACGTCATCGACACCGGGATCCGGATGTCGCACGACGAGTTCACCGGGCGGGTGCGTTCCGGGCGCGACACCATCGACAACGACGACGACGCGTCCGACTGCAGCGGGCACGGCACACACGTCGCGGGCACGGTCGGCGGCACCACGTACGGCGTCGCCAAGAACGTGGAGCTGGTCGCCGTACGGGTGCTCAACTGCGGCGGCAACGGCACCGTCGCCACCGTGATCGCCGGCATCGACTGGGTGACCGCCGACCACCAGCCGGGCGAGCCTGCCGTGGCCAACATGAGCCTCGGCGGGCTCGGCTACGCTCCCACGGACCAGGCGCTGGCCCGCTCCGTCGCCGACGGCGTCACCTACGTCGTCGCGGCCGGCAACAACAACGGCGCCGACGCCTGCGGCTACTCCCCCGGCCGCGCCCCGCAGGCGATCACCGTCGCCGCCACCAGGCCCGACGACACGCGCGCGCCATTCTCCAACATCGGCGACTGCGTCGACATCTTCGCCCCCGGCACCGACATCGTCTCGGCCGGGATCACCAGCGACAGCGCCGCCCGCCCGGCCAGCGGCACGTCGATGGCCGCCCCACACGTCGCCGGTGCGGCAGCGCTGATCCTCGCCGAGCACCCCGACCACACCCCGGCCCAGGTCACCACCGCGCTGCTCGACGCCGCCACCCCCGGCGTCGTGACCGACCCGGGTGCCGGCTCCCCGAACCGGCTGCTGCACATCGACGGCACCGTCCCCGCCCACGATTTCGCCCTGGCCGTCGCCCCGACCAGCGGCACCGTCGCGCCCGGTGGCAGCGTCACCGCCACTGTCACGGCAACCGTCACCGCCGGCTCCGCACAGCCGGTCGACCTGAGCGTCGCCGGGCTGCCGTCCGGCGCGACCGCCACCTTCGACCCGGCCACCATCGGCTCGGCCGGCAGCACCACCCTGACCATCGCCACCACGGCGGTCACCGCTGCCGGCACCTACCGGGTGCACATCGTCGGCACCGGCCCGCACGCCACCCGGATCGCCAGGTTCGTCCTCACCGTCGAGGCGCTGCCAGGTTGCCTCGGTGCCAACGAGACCGACACCCCGCTGCCGTTGTCCGGCGGGTTCGTCGACGTCCCGATCACCATCACCGGCTGCGCGGGCAACGCCGCCGCCAACAGCACCATCGAGGTACGCATCGAGCACACCGCCATCACCGACCTGCAGGTGGAACTGTTCGCCCCCGACGACACCCGCTACTTCCTGCTGGCCCGTACCGGTCACGGAGCCGCCCCGAACGTCGACCACACGTTCACGTACGACCTGTCCGACAAGGTGGCCGACGGGACCTGGCGCCTGCGGGTCTACGACTCCGGCCCGACCGGCTCCGGGTTCTTCGACTCCTGGCGGCTGAACCTCGCCGGAGCGGATCTGCCCCTACCGGTCTGCGGCGGCCAGGCGACCACCGACGTGCCGATCGGTGACCGGGCGACCGTCGAGAGCCCGATCACGGTTACCGGTTGTGACCCTGTCTCGCGGCGCAGTGCATGGGTGGACGTACGGGTGGTCCACCCGTGGTCGCGTGACCTCAGCTACGAACTGGTCGCCCCGGACGGACGGGTGTTCACCCTGCAGGGCGTCAACGGCATGGGTCTGCCCAACATGTTCCGGACCTTCGTCGTCGACGCGTCCGGGTACGACGACCCGAACGGCGTCTGGAAGCTGCGGGTCCAGGACCACTACTGGGGCGAATCGGGTCCGGCGTACATCGACAGCTGGCGGCTGACGCTGCGACCGTAA
- a CDS encoding maltose ABC transporter substrate-binding protein, producing MRVRTTSVAAGLAAALALAAAGCGSSDGEPATTDSPDAAAGGTLVIWADDKRSAALAPFAEKFGADNGVTVEVQAISKDQQTTFVTASQQGSGPDVMVGAHDWIGNLVQNGAIEPVQLTADQTAGFADVAIQAVTFNGQVYGVPYAMENVALIRNTALAPDAPATIEELVAAGEQLKADGTVSEILCLQVGQNGDAYHLYPLYTSAGGSLFGTTAEGDYDPTQLGVGTPESIAAFEKIATLGEKGSGALKRSITPENSIATFTSGKCAFLVSGPWAITDAKGADIAYDISPVPGFAGGAPAQPFVGVQTFYVAAKGTNKALAQEFVANYTTQTDLAVALYEAEPRPPALTAALDQVAGADPDLAKFQQAGQGGAVLPAIPEMAAIWDPFGKAEAAIIGGADVASTITAAGKTIAEQIK from the coding sequence ATGCGCGTCCGTACCACGTCGGTGGCCGCCGGGCTGGCCGCCGCGCTCGCGCTGGCCGCCGCCGGCTGCGGCAGCAGCGACGGCGAACCCGCCACCACCGACAGCCCCGACGCCGCCGCCGGCGGCACCCTGGTCATCTGGGCCGACGACAAACGCAGCGCCGCCCTCGCCCCGTTCGCCGAGAAGTTCGGCGCCGACAACGGCGTCACCGTCGAGGTCCAGGCCATCAGCAAGGACCAGCAGACCACCTTCGTCACCGCGTCCCAGCAGGGCAGCGGCCCGGACGTGATGGTCGGCGCGCACGACTGGATCGGCAACCTGGTGCAGAACGGCGCCATCGAGCCGGTCCAGCTCACCGCCGACCAGACCGCCGGCTTCGCCGACGTCGCCATCCAGGCCGTCACCTTCAACGGCCAGGTCTACGGCGTCCCGTACGCCATGGAGAACGTCGCCCTGATCCGCAACACCGCGCTCGCCCCCGACGCCCCCGCCACCATCGAGGAGCTGGTCGCCGCCGGCGAGCAGCTCAAGGCCGACGGCACAGTGTCGGAGATCCTCTGCCTGCAGGTCGGGCAGAACGGCGACGCCTACCACCTGTACCCGCTCTACACCTCGGCCGGCGGCAGCCTGTTCGGCACCACCGCCGAAGGCGACTACGACCCGACGCAGCTCGGCGTCGGCACCCCGGAGTCGATCGCCGCGTTCGAGAAGATCGCCACGCTGGGCGAGAAGGGCTCTGGTGCGCTGAAGCGCTCCATCACCCCGGAGAACTCGATCGCCACCTTCACCAGCGGCAAGTGCGCGTTCCTGGTCTCCGGGCCGTGGGCGATCACCGACGCCAAGGGCGCGGACATCGCGTACGACATCAGCCCGGTCCCCGGCTTCGCCGGTGGCGCACCCGCGCAGCCGTTCGTCGGGGTGCAGACGTTCTACGTCGCCGCCAAGGGCACCAACAAGGCCCTCGCGCAGGAGTTCGTCGCCAACTACACCACCCAGACCGACCTGGCCGTCGCCCTCTACGAGGCCGAGCCGCGCCCGCCGGCGCTGACCGCCGCCCTCGACCAGGTCGCCGGGGCCGACCCGGATCTGGCGAAGTTCCAGCAGGCCGGGCAGGGCGGCGCGGTGCTGCCGGCGATCCCCGAGATGGCCGCCATCTGGGACCCGTTCGGCAAGGCCGAGGCCGCGATCATCGGCGGCGCCGACGTGGCGAGCACCATCACCGCTGCCGGCAAGACGATCGCCGAACAGATCAAGTAA
- a CDS encoding ABC transporter permease subunit codes for MRDTGPTGAGPAEQRAPHPVTAGGLLAKALLLGLVAAIAIWAAFPLIDAEAWVGLGILVATTAGIGYLYLGRRHVPAKYLIPGTLFLIAFQIFPVLYTASTAFTNFGDGHRGSKAEAIAAIQATSVVQVPGSIEYAMTVATVGDPATGDLVLLVVDPADGVVYAGDADGLTELPAGDVTVTDAGKVTAADGFTLLNAGQASARSQEITDLAVPTDDGAIRSIGLSRAYEGVAVRAYDEGCDCVTDTVTGTVWTADGDAGSFVSADGDRLLQGWRVGVGLDNFTRVLTDRNISGPFLGTLVWNFAFAIGSTGGTFVLGLLCALALNSDRVRGRNLYRVLLILPYAMPSFAMLLVWRDMFNTDFGLINQFFGLTVDWFGQDWSARLAVIGVQLWLGYPYMFLVATGALQAIPKELTEASSIDGANPWQAFRRVTLPLLLVALTPLLIASFAFNFNNFNAIYLTTEGGPFPADNPSVGATDLLITYTYRLAFGAAGAQYGFAAAISIFIFTLVAVISAVSFRRTRQQEEVYA; via the coding sequence ATGCGCGACACCGGACCAACCGGTGCGGGGCCCGCCGAGCAGCGGGCCCCGCACCCGGTCACGGCCGGCGGTCTGCTGGCCAAGGCGCTGCTGCTCGGCCTGGTCGCGGCGATCGCGATCTGGGCGGCGTTCCCGCTGATCGACGCCGAAGCCTGGGTCGGGCTCGGCATCTTGGTCGCCACGACCGCCGGCATCGGCTACCTCTACCTGGGCCGGCGGCACGTGCCGGCGAAGTACCTGATCCCCGGCACCCTGTTCCTGATCGCCTTCCAGATCTTCCCGGTGCTCTACACCGCCTCCACCGCGTTCACCAACTTCGGCGACGGACACCGGGGCAGCAAAGCTGAGGCGATCGCGGCCATCCAGGCCACGTCGGTGGTCCAGGTCCCAGGATCCATCGAGTACGCGATGACCGTCGCCACGGTCGGCGACCCGGCCACCGGTGACCTGGTGCTGCTGGTCGTCGACCCGGCCGACGGCGTCGTCTACGCCGGTGACGCCGACGGGTTGACCGAGCTGCCGGCCGGCGACGTCACCGTCACCGACGCCGGCAAGGTGACGGCGGCCGACGGCTTCACGCTGCTCAACGCCGGTCAGGCCAGTGCCCGCAGCCAGGAGATCACCGACCTGGCGGTGCCGACCGACGACGGGGCGATTCGCTCCATCGGGCTGTCGCGGGCGTACGAAGGGGTCGCGGTCCGGGCGTACGACGAGGGTTGTGATTGTGTGACCGACACCGTGACGGGCACGGTGTGGACGGCCGACGGCGACGCCGGCTCGTTCGTCTCCGCTGACGGCGACCGGCTGCTGCAGGGCTGGCGGGTCGGCGTCGGTCTGGACAACTTCACCCGCGTGTTGACCGACCGCAACATCTCCGGGCCGTTCCTCGGCACCCTGGTCTGGAACTTCGCCTTCGCGATCGGCTCCACCGGCGGCACGTTCGTCCTCGGGCTGCTCTGCGCGCTGGCGCTGAACTCCGACCGGGTGCGCGGGCGCAACCTCTACCGGGTGCTGCTGATCCTGCCGTACGCGATGCCGTCGTTCGCGATGCTGCTGGTCTGGCGGGACATGTTCAACACCGACTTCGGGCTGATCAACCAGTTCTTCGGGTTGACTGTGGACTGGTTCGGGCAGGACTGGTCGGCCCGGCTGGCGGTGATCGGCGTCCAGCTGTGGCTCGGGTACCCGTACATGTTCCTGGTCGCCACCGGCGCGTTGCAGGCCATCCCGAAGGAGCTGACCGAGGCCAGCTCGATCGACGGCGCCAACCCGTGGCAGGCGTTTCGCCGGGTGACGCTGCCGCTGCTGCTGGTGGCGTTGACGCCGCTGCTGATCGCCTCGTTCGCGTTCAACTTCAACAACTTCAACGCCATCTATCTGACGACCGAGGGTGGGCCGTTCCCGGCGGACAACCCGAGCGTCGGCGCGACGGACCTGCTGATCACCTACACGTACCGGTTGGCGTTCGGCGCGGCCGGCGCGCAGTACGGCTTCGCCGCCGCCATCTCGATCTTCATTTTTACGCTCGTCGCGGTGATCTCCGCGGTCAGCTTCCGGCGCACCCGGCAACAGGAAGAGGTGTACGCGTGA
- a CDS encoding glycoside hydrolase family 13 protein: MDPAQAAPRTARDDWWRTAAVYQVYVRSFADSDGDGIGDLQGIRSRLPYLRELGVDALWLTPFYRSPMVDGGYDVADYREVDPMFGGLTDFDEMITDAHTLGLRIIVDIVPNHTSDVHPWFVAALAAAPGSAERDRYMFRDGRGADGDEPPNDWESIFGGPAWTRLPDGQWYLHLFDPAQPDLNWRHPEVRAEFEQILRFWLDRGVDGFRIDVAHGMIKADGLPDIGWTSATTGRRQIELLGKGRLPYFDQDEVHDIYRAWRPILDSYPGGRMAVAEAWAETPQRLARYIGPDELHQAFNFDFLDATWSADSFHKVIDTALAEASIVGAPTTWVLSNHDKQRHVTRYGDGEVGLRRARAAALLMFALPGSTYLYQGEELGLPEVLDLPDHLRQDPAFGRTGHSRDGCRVPLPWSGEDPPYGFGPAGSVESWLPAPAGWAPLTAQAQADDPDSTLELYRRALAVRAEYPALRDAPAGDGTGLAWLESGPGVLAFRRTADSGSVEGDAGSAALICVVNLSGAPVPVAGYGVPLITSAPLDGPPGRQLLPVDAAAWFQPA; the protein is encoded by the coding sequence ATCGATCCTGCCCAGGCCGCGCCCCGTACCGCCCGGGACGACTGGTGGCGGACCGCCGCCGTCTACCAGGTGTACGTGCGCAGCTTCGCCGACTCCGACGGCGACGGCATCGGTGACCTGCAGGGCATCCGCAGCCGCCTGCCGTACCTGCGTGAGCTTGGCGTTGACGCGCTCTGGCTGACCCCGTTCTACCGCTCCCCAATGGTCGACGGCGGCTACGACGTCGCCGACTACCGCGAGGTCGACCCGATGTTCGGCGGCCTCACCGACTTCGACGAGATGATCACCGACGCGCACACGCTCGGCCTGCGGATCATCGTCGACATCGTGCCGAACCACACCTCCGACGTACACCCGTGGTTCGTCGCGGCGCTCGCCGCCGCGCCCGGATCGGCGGAGCGTGACCGGTACATGTTCCGCGACGGCCGCGGTGCCGACGGCGACGAGCCGCCGAACGACTGGGAGTCGATCTTCGGCGGGCCGGCCTGGACCAGGCTGCCCGACGGCCAGTGGTACCTGCACCTGTTCGACCCGGCCCAACCCGACCTCAACTGGCGCCACCCCGAGGTGCGCGCCGAGTTCGAACAGATCCTGCGCTTCTGGCTGGACCGGGGCGTCGACGGGTTCCGCATCGACGTCGCCCACGGGATGATCAAGGCCGACGGGCTGCCGGACATCGGCTGGACCTCGGCCACCACCGGCCGCCGGCAGATCGAGCTGCTCGGCAAAGGGCGGCTGCCGTACTTCGACCAGGATGAGGTGCACGACATCTACCGCGCCTGGCGGCCGATCCTGGACAGCTACCCGGGCGGACGGATGGCGGTCGCCGAGGCGTGGGCGGAGACCCCGCAGCGGCTGGCCCGCTACATCGGCCCGGACGAGCTGCACCAGGCGTTCAACTTCGACTTCCTCGACGCCACCTGGTCGGCCGACTCGTTCCACAAGGTGATCGACACCGCGCTCGCCGAGGCGTCGATCGTCGGTGCGCCGACCACCTGGGTGCTGTCCAACCACGACAAGCAGCGCCACGTCACCCGGTACGGCGACGGCGAGGTCGGGCTACGTCGGGCCCGCGCCGCCGCGCTGCTGATGTTCGCCCTGCCCGGCAGCACCTACCTCTACCAGGGTGAGGAGCTGGGCCTGCCGGAGGTGCTGGACCTGCCCGACCACCTGCGGCAGGACCCGGCGTTCGGCCGCACCGGGCACAGCCGCGACGGCTGCCGGGTGCCGCTGCCGTGGAGCGGCGAGGACCCGCCGTACGGCTTCGGGCCGGCCGGCTCGGTCGAATCCTGGCTGCCGGCCCCGGCCGGCTGGGCGCCGCTGACCGCGCAGGCCCAGGCCGACGACCCGGACTCGACGCTGGAGCTGTACCGGCGGGCCCTGGCGGTCCGGGCCGAGTATCCGGCGCTGCGCGACGCCCCGGCCGGCGACGGCACCGGGCTGGCCTGGCTGGAGTCCGGGCCGGGCGTGCTGGCGTTCCGCCGCACCGCCGACAGCGGGTCCGTCGAGGGCGACGCCGGTTCGGCCGCGCTGATCTGCGTGGTCAACCTCAGCGGTGCGCCGGTGCCGGTCGCCGGGTACGGCGTACCGCTGATCACCAGCGCGCCGTTGGACGGACCGCCCGGCCGCCAACTGCTGCCGGTCGACGCCGCCGCCTGGTTCCAGCCGGCCTGA